TGGCTGTGAGGCGAACTGAGAAACGGCGATGGGTAAAGTTTGGCGCAGAGGCTCTGCGCCGATAGCCCAGAAGACGTATTGCTGCAACGCGTATATGTTTGGCTTCTTTGCCCGCGGCGATGGGGCCCGTGAGAGGGCcgagggtggggtggtgtCCAACTCCTGTTGTATGGCAGAATGACTAAgttggaaaaaaaaaacatatTATCGCCACGTTGATGCAGTATTGACAACTCGTAGCGTTAATGTCCGCAGCGTCTGGAAGTGCGTGCGTTTGTCTCCATCTCACCCGCATCGTCACAGTAGtgtcctttcctctcttccttctcttcttcgtgACTCCGGGCAATTACTCTCCATCGGAAAGCAGCGAGCTCTCTGCTTTAGTTTTTTTGCCTGGCGAGTTCGATGTTCTGGCAACTTGCTCGGCTTACCCTTAGGTCGCGTGCCGCTGGCACTCGTGCGTACACGGATAGCGTCTCCACACGTCTGCCCAAAATGTGATGTTGTGCTGTGCCATCTTCTCATCTGTCTGTTTTGCTTCACCTCTTAAACGTTTTCCTGGGGCCGCTACACTGTCGGCGTGTGACGCACCTGCGACCTTCCACCTATACCCGCCCGTGCACACCCCTGCCTGTGATGATGTACTGCAAAGCAGTGTGCAACTACTTTAGCGCCTCTTTTGTTGGTTACGTATTCGCTGCCACTGCGAGGCCCTCTTTCACAACAGGCTGTTTGCTAtctcacttctctctccacctaccccccccccccctcccccccccctacacacacacaatcgcgtctgcgccacagcgagctgtgtgcatgtgtgcacctcttcccacctctctcttcactaATTTTATCCGtcacgcccctcccctcttccttttgAGTGAAAATGCACTCCGGAGTACAAGTAGGCCCGAGCAGCAAAGTGGCGGAGAACGCTCCGTCCTGCGACCTGGGCAGCCTTTTCAAGTGGTGGCTCAATCCCAGCAGGATCTTCCGCACCCCGAACCGCAAGCTGCAAGATAAGACGCCTGTCGTCGTGGTGGGATCTGGCGCCTATAGTGGCGACAGGACGACCGAGTTTGTGATGATGGCAATGAAAAAGTTGCTCTACTTCTCCTACCGCAGCTGCTTCCCTCCCTTGCCGAACGGGTCTACGACAGACACCCGCTGGGGCTgtctgctgcgcaccacacaAATGCTCATTGGCACCTGCCTTCTGCGGTATCACTGCAAGGGTGCGTACGTGTTGCCAGAGGCGGACAACGCTGAGCTCAAGGCGAATATATCGAGGTTGTTCATGGACGTTCCATCCGCCCCGCTTGGCATCCACAGGGCAGAGGATGAGGCTCACAAGAACTGTGTCAAGTACGCGAGTATGCTTTCCCCCACTGAGGCGGGCATGGCGATGGCAGCCGCCTTGATTGCGTGTCACGCCGAGGGTGGGGATGTGCCATTCACATTTTCCTGCGAGAACCGTAACATCGATGAgccagcagtggtggcaaAGCTCTTGGAGGGCCAGCACGTTATTCTTATTATTCCTGTTGTCTTGGGCCTTGCACCCTTGTCGGACAAGTACGAGTCCATGATGCTCAAGATTCTCGACATGAAGGCATGCTGCGGCATCGCGGGAGGCTTCAAGCAGGCATCCTTCTACATGTTTGGCCACCAGGGCCGCAAAGTCTTCTTCATGGACCCACATTATATCCAAAAGGCCTATACGTCTGACAAGACCGCCGGCACCCTGTACGGGGCTCGCGGTGACCTGACGGCGCGCAAGTTTGACCCATGCATGGTTCTTGGCTTTTATCTTCACACTCTGGAAGACTACCGCGTCTTTGCGGAAGAACTGGCGGTGGTCAACTCCCTTGTAACTTTTCCACTCATCAGTTGGAGCCACAAATCGTCGAAGGTGACGCCTCTCTCCGACGAACGTGCCATTTCTTTGGAGGGGAACGCGGAGAGCGCTACGGCACACGGgaacgaggaagagcagcacggGCCGAATCCGTTCGCTACTGATGCGAGGCACGCCACAGGCTTGAATCTGAGCTTTTCTCCAGAGGCTGTCGTAGCGCCATGACGCCGATTGTCATCGCCATCATAGTAGCTGCATAACGTTCTGGACAACAGTACGTGAGGCCTACACCGCCAAGGCCTACTTACTCCACCTCTTTCGACAGACCAAAAGGTCCGGAAAGCGGCAGTGAGGGTGGCGAGGTATCCTGCGCACATCGAGTGAAGCGTGCCTTTGCACATTCTACCAGAGCATATGTGCAAATTGTCCTTCAATTTTTGTTATCcttctttcgttttttttttttttttgtgaATTGTCATGTGCCGCGTTCAGGTACGTCATGAGTTTGCCACAAGCGCAGTCGCCGTCATTCCAACGCCCCGTCCTCCTCTGCTCACTCTTGTCTCCTTCACCGCTTACACGGAAAgtgcgttgttgttgttgttgttcgctTTAGTTTTATCCCTCTCCCTACCATAGGGGCCACTCTCAGCCGCGTGTTCAGTTGCCTTTCTTTCATCTGTTGCCTGGACGAGACTCTTCACCGAAGTTGCCGCGTCTTCTCGTCTACCTGCGCGAAAGGTGTTCGTCTCTTTCGCTGCTGTTATGGTTGTTGCTCTTGTGTGTTTGAGCAGTGTCGTACCCCCCGATTGTTCTCCTTGtcgctttcctctctcttcctcacatATCACTTAAATGGGTGGGGCTTGGACTTGTTTGTTTCGCTGACGAGCACTGTTGCTCTggcccccctcttcctcccgcTTCCAGCAAATACACCATCCATACTTGCCTTCCCCTTCTTATTTTTCCTGCTTACTGCGAGGCACGAGGGGGAAGGGCTGACGGAAGATGAAGGGGAGAAACACCTGTGCTGCCTTTCTCCGTGCAGCACTTGCGCgttctttctccccccctctctctcgtcgtGTTaactttctttcctctctgaTGCTCTTCCATGGCTCTAAGGGAATATATTGATGTACCTCTGTAGGCCTGCTGAGAGAAATCGGAGCAAATGAGCTGGATGAACTCTGCGGCGCGGGGGTGTACAGAGTGTCGTAAACTCACCGCCTGGCACTGGCGTCTCTGCTCTTCTCAGCCTCTCGCACTTCTCATGGCAGTGCCGCAGTCCTGAATGGGTGCCACTTTGCCCAGTTACCTGCCTCGCATATATTTATATATGCGTCCCATGCACGTATGGGCTCCTAAGagcgcgtgtctgcgtgtgcgctttCAGTGgcagtgggtgtgtgcgcaaGTTTTTTTGTTTACCCTTTCCATTTGTGGAAAGGCGCGGCTGCTACGCGCCGGAACACTGTGTGGTCCCTTGTGATGATTGCTTAGCGGCGAAGTGTGTCATCGACGCTTGTTATTTAAGTGTTGGTGCTGCGTCGGCATCCGTGAGGCACTCTCTTTACCTTTCATCGTGTCCATTGCTGCGTGTGAGGCTCTGTGGTGCATGTACTTGATCTCTTCCTACCCCCCTTTCCGTATACAAGATCTCTGCATGactgcggcgccaccacttctctttctctgcctttcggccccccccccctccgcctgACAACTCTTCCAAGGCGGTGGTTGAGTAGAGTAGACTGGAAGACAAAGCAAAAGGCGAAGCCTTGCATGAAAATACTGAGAGGGCAGGAGGGCCATACTTGTGACGTGCTTTGCGGTGCTTCGTGTAGCACGAGTACATCCTAGCCTCTCCCGTCTTGTTCTCATCCTCCCTTCTAGGACACCAACTCcctgccctctctcgctccttcttGTGCCTCTTCGCGCGTAGCACAGGGAGGCGAAGGGGCGGGGCGAGTGTACAAAATAGTATTAACTCACCTCCGTGGAGTGCGCCAGATGCGCAATGGACGGAACCTCGACAACCGTACCAGTGGAGCAGACTGTGCTGCTTTACTGTGATCGCTAACGAGATTGACGCCACACAATCGCCAGTTCATCCCTCTCGAGTGTACCTGTCAGGATGCACCTTTGATCTCCACCCGCGCGACTTGTTCACATACTCTTCTACTATCGTCTTCGACTTCATATTTGCTTTCAttcgcacacccacacacacatacacacgtatGGTGCCAGTCTACAGGGTACCACGAACCAGTCTCCTCAACCATGGGTAAGACTGTGCTGAGCTGCCGCAAGGGCAACGGTTCTGTGTACCAGGTGCACGGCCACAAGCGCCTCGGCTCCGCCAAGCTGCGCATTCTGGACTACGCCGAGCGCCACGGCTACATGCGCGGCGTGGTGAAGTCGATCGAGCACGAGGCTGGTCGtggtgcggcgctggcgcgcgtgGAGTTCCGCCATCCGTACAAGTTCCGCCGTGTGAAGGAGCTGATGGTGGCGCCGGAAGGCATGTTCACTGGCCAGTCGGTGTTCTGCGGCCAGAAGGCGCCGCTCGCGATCGGCAACGTGCTGCCCCTGGGCCAGATCACGGAGGGCTGCATCGTGTGCAACGTGGAGGCGAAGCCTGGCGACCGCGGCACACTGGCGCGCGCGTCCGGCGACTACTGCATCATCATCTCGCACAACCACGAGACGGGCCGCACGCGCCTGAAGCTGCCGAGCGGGCAGAAGAAGTCTGTGCCGAGCACAAGCCGCGCGATGATCGGCAtcatcagcggcggcgggcgCATCGAGAAGCCCGTGCTGAAGGCCGGTAACTCGTTCTACCGCTTCCGCGGCAAGCGCAACTGCTGGCCCAAGGTGCGTGGTGTTGCCCGCAACCCGGTGGAGCACCCGCACGGTGGTGGTAATCATCAGCACATTGGTCACCCATCGACGGTGTCGCGCCACTCGCCGCCGGGCCAGAAGGTGGGCCTGATCGCTGCCCGCCGCACCGGCCGTATTCGTGGCGGTAAGGCTGTCAAGGGCGCGTGGCACCCGGAGGAGTAAGGGGCACCCGAAAAGATGCATCCAACCTGGTCGTCGTCTTGTGTGTGTCGCCGCTGGCACCGTGTCTCCAGCCTTGCTGGATGGTACCGGCACGActagggaggggggcaggtGCGGCCTTCCTCATTTCGTCTATTTTCTTCTCTACTCGTTTGTATACGTCATTTTTCCTTTCAATCCGCGTAACGAAGACTATGCTCGACGAGGGCGACTCTGAGAGGCCATCCGTCTGCGTGGTTCCGTGGCCTCGTACCTTGACGTTTCCCAAGCGAGGTTTGGTGTGCTCCGTGCTCTCCGTCGACCGACGGCGGGGGCAGTAGAGAGCGGAGAGGACGGCTACTTTGGATTTTTCCATGCACCGACATCTGCTGAATTTGGGTCAGGCAGAGCACACGCTGCGCTCCCCTTATTAACGGCACCTCAGTTCTCTATGCTCATCTCTGCGCAGTCCCCCTGCACCCCAGGTGAGCaactgctgcaccaccttctccagctgcGGATGCGCTTGCTGCCTCGTCATTCTCCAacgctccctctcctccttggtTTTCTTCTTGAAGGGCTGTTGGCGTATGCGCTGATGGCTGGTATTGGTCATACTACAAGCTTTGTTCCTAGTTTTCTTCGTTAGGGAAGTTAGCTGTACtcatcgctctcctctctcttcacctttGCTCTATCCTCCTCTGTGCGGCCAAGCCAGTACCTAACGCGCTCGAACGCCTTTTGCCCTCTCCCTATCGCACCCGAGTGCGCGCTTCTTCTTAAGTTTATTCTGttcccgctctccctctctctctactgcGTGTAATCGTCTCAATCCTTCACCTCGTCGTGTGGTTTGGGGCGGTAAAGTAGGCTTCGGCGTGCACGACATTGaacaaagacacacacacacactgacagGCAAAAATAGAGAGACGCAGAagtgcagctcctcgcgcttTAGGAGGTCTTCCATCACcagccgcaccaccaccacattcTCACGTGTGTAAATCGCTCCCCTtgtcctctctttcctccctctctgtcgaCCCCTCTTGTGGTATCAAGATGCACGCGGCTCGTAGTTGGCAAAAGACGGATTTCTTCCGTCACATACCGAAGGACCTTACGGAGTCCACAACTTCTGGCGCCATCATTTCCATTGCGTGCGTCACTGTCATGGTTTTGCTGTTTGTTGGGGAGGTTATCTCTTACGTTTCCCCTCGCATACAGTCCGACATGATTATCTTACCAGATCTGGATGAAACGAGTACCATCAAGGTTTCCATGGACATAACGTTTCCAAAGATGCCCTGCGCCATTTTGACTCTGGACATCCTCGATGTTCTGCACAACCACATGTTCAACTCGATGGACCACATTACCCGAACCCGCCTTGATCCCGCAGGGAAGCCGATCTCCGATGGGATATCTAGTGACCTCTttgtcagcgccgccgaggGGTGTCGTCTAGAGGGCTACATTAAAGTTGGCAAAGTCCCAGGCAATTTCCACATCTCGTCCCACGGACGGCAGCATCTGCTGATGACGCACTTTCCCAACGGTACTAACGCCGAGCATAGCATTCACCACCTGTCCTTTGGTACCCTCGATGTAAAGAAGCTCGACAAGAAGGCCCAACTCCACCCGCTTGATGGGAAAGAGCACCGGAGCGAGGTGCCCAAGATCTATCAGTACTTCCTCGATATTGTGCCTACCATCTACGAGAGCAGCTTCTCTACCGCCCACACGTACCAGTTTACTGGGACCTCGAGCAGCAGTCCTGTGCCCTCGAGCCAGATGGCTGCCGTTGTGTTCCAGTATCAGATGTCCCCCATCACAGTGCGTTACTCATCGGCACGCGTCTCGCTTACCCACTTTCTGACATACGTCTGCGCTATCATCGGCGGCGTCTACACCGTCGCGGGACTACTGTCGCGCTTCGTTCACAGTTCTGCAGCTCAGTTTCAGCGCCGTATACTAGGCAAGGCAGACTAGGCATCACAACGGTTGCCTTTGGAAGTGCCCGCTAATACGTGCACGTGCTAGCGTATACGTACGGTCGTGAATATGCTCATGCGTGCGGACGCGAACGCGTTCAACCCATATCTCAGCAGTGCGGTGCGGAGTTGCACTGTGCACGCGGGTGGAGGCGTTACAGACTTTCTGGGGCGGTATCTTAGTCTGCCCctgcttccttctctctgccacTTGTGCCTGTTGGTGTTGAAGCTCTCCGTGAGAGAGGCGGCTTGTCGTCGTGTCGTTCTCGCGTTCTTTTCTTCTATGATGTGCTTGCTGCCGGTGATGTGGCTGTGTTGCCGTGGGTCTCTGTATCGATTCTTCCCACCTCCCCgccttcctcgctctcttgctGTTGTTCCCCTTGTGCGGTCGGTGTGCGTGTTACAGCGCAGAAAGGAACCGGAGGAACGAATGACGCAGCGGGGACTGTGTCTGCTTGTGTTGACCTCACGATGGGCGTCTCACTGAGTCTCTGCATAATCATGACCTCCCAACATGCAGAGAAGACGGGCACCAGACAGCGAGATGGCAGTGGGCTAAGTGGGgtcagagagaaaggcagtCAGGTGGGGGAACACGGAAGGTGGCGGCCCTCCCAGGCCCACCAAAGATCCCCTCTATGCCTGTCTTTTTCCTATTCTTTGTTGTCCTAGCTGCCGTGgcgggagagaagggagccCTGTGAACctgccaccccccccctccacacacacacacacacaaccacaccCGCAGAGGCGCAACACCATGTATGCGCAATGACACCGCGAAGGATGCGCGTCGATGCTCCTCGTTTCCCAGCCTCAAGCGCATCTCGGCAGGAGAGCGACTGGGGTAATACAATGCTCTGTTGTCCTTGATTCGGTGCGTCGATGCATCTGGCAGAAGCGCGTGTCGAATGCGGGAGTGGCGCTGTCGTTGGTGAATGAGCGTCACTTTTTAAATTTCTCATcatctttctcgctctcttccctcgtTTACTCGCtattttctccctttccctccccctctcgcgcATACTTTGATTCCACCGCACGCGACGCTGGTGGACGCAGTGTTCGTGGGAGATGTGTGGATATGTGTTTCTGCTCGGGTGCGCTGATACTGGATTCGTAAAAAAGCTGCTCCACCCCAGATGAGGTGCGCGCTTAAATGGCCCCGCACCTTCTCGTGTTTGTCTCACCCTCTTTGCTCCCCCATTTATGTTCTACGCACACGCATCACCACCGTTACCACCACGCGTAGGCACCTTTCGACGGCGTTTTCTTTctagcgcagcagcagatcaCTGCCTCACACCCAATTTACTGCCCCCCTCTGCCCTTGCGAACGTGTCAGACGCCTTGGCGCTTCCTTCCGTTCTTTTGaggctctctctcgctgtatGCCTCTGGGTGTGTCTGCGGTGTTTGAGCAAATTCTTCCCAACCTCAATGCCCCGCGCAGACGAGCACTTACGCCCATTCACTTGCCTTCCTCGAAGGGAACCGCTCATTCCTCTTTATCCCACTACCGCTGCGTTTGTACACTTTTTTGGTGGGGCCCACGGCTGTTGTCGTTACTCGTGCTGCGGGAATTGACCATGGCGTACTCGCTTAATGGCGATGCCCTCATCGGCGAAAAGTGCCTATTCGTTGAGAGCAGGGCACAGTCGGACGGCTATATCATGATCCTCGCGGAGTCATTCCGCGGCAGCTACGAGACAATCCGCCCTCTCTTGACGACGCTAGCG
The nucleotide sequence above comes from Leishmania braziliensis MHOM/BR/75/M2904 complete genome, chromosome 32. Encoded proteins:
- the ATG4.1 gene encoding putative AUT2/APG4/ATG4 cysteine peptidase; its protein translation is MHSGVQVGPSSKVAENAPSCDLGSLFKWWLNPSRIFRTPNRKLQDKTPVVVVGSGAYSGDRTTEFVMMAMKKLLYFSYRSCFPPLPNGSTTDTRWGCLLRTTQMLIGTCLLRYHCKGAYVLPEADNAELKANISRLFMDVPSAPLGIHRAEDEAHKNCVKYASMLSPTEAGMAMAAALIACHAEGGDVPFTFSCENRNIDEPAVVAKLLEGQHVILIIPVVLGLAPLSDKYESMMLKILDMKACCGIAGGFKQASFYMFGHQGRKVFFMDPHYIQKAYTSDKTAGTLYGARGDLTARKFDPCMVLGFYLHTLEDYRVFAEELAVVNSLVTFPLISWSHKSSKVTPLSDERAISLEGNAESATAHGNEEEQHGPNPFATDARHATGLNLSFSPEAVVAP
- a CDS encoding putative 60S ribosomal protein L2; this translates as MGKTVLSCRKGNGSVYQVHGHKRLGSAKLRILDYAERHGYMRGVVKSIEHEAGRGAALARVEFRHPYKFRRVKELMVAPEGMFTGQSVFCGQKAPLAIGNVLPLGQITEGCIVCNVEAKPGDRGTLARASGDYCIIISHNHETGRTRLKLPSGQKKSVPSTSRAMIGIISGGGRIEKPVLKAGNSFYRFRGKRNCWPKVRGVARNPVEHPHGGGNHQHIGHPSTVSRHSPPGQKVGLIAARRTGRIRGGKAVKGAWHPEE